Proteins co-encoded in one Streptomyces sp. NBC_01283 genomic window:
- a CDS encoding LacI family DNA-binding transcriptional regulator, which produces MAQIPNKTAHQSEQYSVPTSADVARLAGVSRATVSYVLNNTSAVRISEPTRRRVHEAAKELGYVPHAAARSLRAGHTRVVLMPTPQIPAGPLFSEFFNELQWALSRFDYTVVQYGSLGLTGEEAARAWAELRPVAVLAPDASGLGARGVSVLKRSGAKAVFTIGPQRAEGAHALLMDQRLVGQCAATHLLERGSRHIGVVMPEERGLEPFARPRAEGIRGTVARHGTDATVTDLPLAYDEGSAARLAARWRTLGVDGVFTYNDEYAMLLMRALQDEGIAVPEETAMIGADDLMLGRLLRPRLSTVRIELPSGQKLAELVDRVVRDPGMEPEVHDVLGATAVHRESS; this is translated from the coding sequence ATGGCGCAGATACCGAACAAGACCGCACACCAGTCCGAGCAGTATTCCGTGCCGACGAGCGCCGACGTGGCGCGTCTGGCGGGAGTCTCGCGCGCGACCGTCTCGTACGTCCTGAACAACACGAGCGCCGTCCGCATCAGCGAGCCCACCCGCCGCCGTGTCCACGAGGCCGCCAAGGAACTGGGGTACGTCCCGCACGCCGCGGCCCGCAGCCTGCGCGCCGGGCACACGCGGGTGGTCCTCATGCCCACGCCGCAGATCCCGGCGGGCCCGCTCTTCAGCGAGTTCTTCAACGAGCTGCAATGGGCACTCAGCAGGTTCGACTACACCGTCGTGCAGTACGGCAGCCTCGGCCTGACCGGCGAGGAGGCGGCCCGCGCCTGGGCCGAGCTGCGCCCGGTGGCGGTCCTCGCCCCCGACGCCTCGGGACTCGGTGCGCGCGGTGTGAGCGTCCTGAAGCGCTCGGGCGCCAAGGCCGTCTTCACGATCGGCCCGCAGCGGGCCGAGGGCGCCCACGCCCTGCTCATGGACCAGCGTCTGGTGGGGCAGTGCGCCGCCACCCACCTCCTGGAGCGCGGCAGCCGGCACATCGGCGTCGTGATGCCCGAAGAACGGGGCCTTGAGCCTTTCGCCCGTCCGCGCGCCGAAGGCATCCGCGGCACCGTCGCACGGCACGGCACGGACGCGACGGTGACCGATCTGCCCCTGGCCTACGACGAGGGGTCGGCGGCCCGGCTCGCGGCGCGCTGGCGCACACTGGGCGTCGACGGAGTGTTCACGTACAACGACGAGTACGCGATGCTGCTGATGCGGGCGCTGCAGGACGAAGGCATCGCCGTCCCCGAGGAGACGGCGATGATCGGCGCCGACGACTTGATGCTCGGCAGGCTCCTGCGGCCGCGGCTCAGCACGGTCCGCATCGAGCTGCCGTCGGGTCAGAAACTCGCGGAGCTCGTCGACCGGGTCGTGCGTGACCCGGGCATGGAGCCCGAGGTGCACGACGTGCTCGGTGCGACGGCAGTGCACCGCGAGTCGAGCTGA
- a CDS encoding type II toxin-antitoxin system PemK/MazF family toxin, translating to MTANTDDQQMSEHPGRMGPAATTEAEPREVGRVQTTYAPAHDGDPDPGEIVWTWVPYEENDGRGKDRPVLVVAREARGTLLAVQLSSKQHANDREWVPIGSGPWDREGRESWVAIDRVLRVHDAGMRREACALDRMRFNLVVRRLQERYGWR from the coding sequence GTGACTGCCAACACCGATGACCAGCAGATGTCCGAGCATCCGGGCCGCATGGGCCCCGCCGCGACCACCGAGGCCGAGCCCCGGGAGGTCGGCCGGGTCCAGACGACGTACGCCCCCGCCCACGACGGCGATCCCGACCCCGGCGAGATCGTCTGGACGTGGGTTCCCTACGAGGAGAACGACGGGCGCGGCAAGGACCGTCCCGTCCTGGTCGTCGCCCGCGAGGCGCGCGGCACGCTGCTCGCGGTGCAGCTCTCCAGCAAGCAGCACGCGAACGACAGGGAGTGGGTGCCGATCGGCAGCGGTCCCTGGGACCGCGAGGGCCGTGAATCCTGGGTCGCCATCGACCGGGTGCTTCGGGTGCACGACGCGGGCATGCGGCGTGAGGCGTGCGCGCTCGACCGGATGCGGTTCAACCTGGTCGTGCGGCGGCTCCAGGAGCGCTACGGCTGGCGGTAG
- a CDS encoding amidase, with protein sequence MTVDRADGLARTARALADGEVSSRALTERTLARIEASQPVLNAFKLVRAEDALAEADAADRELAAGGSGRPLLGVPLAVKDDTDISGEPTAFGCRGDFPPKTEDAESVRRLRAAGAVIVGKTNTCELGQWPFTEGPGFGDTRNPWHTGHTPGGSSGGSAAAVAAGLVPAALGSDGAGSVRIPAAWTHLVGIKPQRGRISTWPWPESFNGITVNGPLARTVADAALLLDAASGNHSGDLHQPPAISATDAATREPGRLRIALSLRMPFTATPKRLHPVVRRKVIVLADRLAALGHDVEEADPRYGQIGLDFVPRATAGITEWAREIPHPHLLDPRTKEAARLGRVLGGAPLRLARRAEAALHRRVGAIFSTYDVVLTPTTATPPPRIGTMADLSGWRTDQAMIAACPYAWTWNVLGWPGVNVPAGKADGGLPVGAQLLGPAGSEPLLISLAAQLEADQRWYEQWPQAA encoded by the coding sequence ATGACTGTCGACCGTGCCGATGGACTCGCGCGCACCGCTCGCGCGCTGGCCGACGGAGAAGTGTCCTCGCGTGCGCTGACGGAGCGCACGCTGGCGCGGATCGAGGCCTCGCAGCCCGTGCTCAACGCCTTCAAGCTGGTGCGGGCCGAGGACGCGCTCGCCGAAGCGGACGCCGCCGACCGGGAGTTGGCGGCCGGCGGTTCGGGGCGGCCGCTGCTCGGTGTGCCGCTCGCCGTAAAGGACGACACCGACATATCTGGCGAACCAACCGCGTTCGGCTGCCGGGGTGACTTCCCGCCGAAGACGGAGGACGCCGAGTCGGTGCGCCGGCTGCGGGCGGCCGGAGCCGTGATCGTCGGCAAGACCAACACCTGCGAGCTGGGGCAGTGGCCCTTCACGGAGGGTCCCGGCTTCGGGGACACCCGCAACCCGTGGCACACCGGACACACCCCCGGCGGCTCCTCGGGCGGCTCGGCGGCCGCGGTCGCCGCGGGCCTCGTCCCCGCGGCGCTCGGCTCGGACGGCGCGGGCTCGGTGCGCATCCCCGCCGCCTGGACCCACCTCGTCGGGATCAAACCGCAGCGCGGCCGTATCTCGACCTGGCCCTGGCCCGAGTCCTTCAACGGCATCACCGTCAACGGCCCGCTCGCCAGGACCGTCGCCGACGCTGCCCTGCTGCTCGACGCGGCGAGCGGCAACCACAGCGGTGACCTGCACCAGCCGCCCGCCATCAGCGCCACGGACGCGGCGACCCGCGAACCGGGGCGGCTGCGGATCGCCCTCTCCCTGCGCATGCCGTTCACCGCGACCCCCAAGCGCCTGCATCCCGTCGTGCGCCGGAAGGTCATCGTCCTGGCGGACCGGCTCGCCGCGCTCGGCCACGATGTGGAGGAGGCCGACCCGCGCTACGGCCAGATCGGCCTCGACTTCGTGCCGCGCGCCACGGCGGGCATCACCGAATGGGCCCGCGAGATCCCCCACCCGCACCTCCTCGACCCGCGGACCAAGGAGGCGGCGCGCCTGGGGCGCGTGCTCGGCGGCGCCCCGCTGCGCCTGGCCCGCCGCGCGGAAGCAGCCCTGCACCGCCGGGTCGGCGCGATCTTCTCGACGTACGACGTCGTCCTCACGCCCACCACCGCCACTCCGCCGCCGCGCATCGGCACCATGGCCGACCTCAGCGGCTGGCGCACCGACCAGGCCATGATCGCAGCCTGCCCCTACGCGTGGACGTGGAACGTGCTGGGCTGGCCCGGCGTCAACGTGCCCGCGGGCAAGGCGGACGGGGGCCTGCCGGTCGGCGCGCAGCTCCTTGGCCCCGCGGGCAGCGAGCCGCTCCTGATATCGCTCGCCGCACAGCTGGAGGCGGACCAGCGGTGGTACGAGCAGTGGCCGCAGGCCGCCTAA
- a CDS encoding TIGR02452 family protein: MSARLRGIAAQTEDIVAAGWYAAPGGREVVIADAVDAARSGTRMFGPAALDVTSVTPPELISTVVEVTGESSLEAARRLTGGEGGPVAVLNFSSARNPGGGYLNGAQAQEEALCRASALYTCVRSVREFYDHHRAHRDPFYTDRVIHSPAVPVFRDDRGRLLDEAYRVGFLTSAAPNAGVVLRQSPERAADLPSALARRAERVLETAVACGYRRLVLGAWGCGVFQNDPAQVADAFRVPLDEGGRFHGSFEHIVFGVLDRTRGAVTRAAFEEAFGAGFKGAARPA, from the coding sequence ATGAGTGCGCGACTGCGTGGCATCGCCGCGCAGACCGAGGACATCGTGGCGGCAGGGTGGTACGCCGCTCCGGGGGGCCGCGAGGTGGTGATAGCGGATGCGGTGGACGCCGCGCGCTCCGGCACGCGGATGTTCGGTCCGGCGGCCCTGGACGTGACGTCCGTGACGCCGCCCGAGCTGATCTCCACGGTAGTCGAGGTCACCGGGGAGAGCAGCTTGGAGGCCGCGCGCCGCCTGACGGGCGGGGAAGGGGGCCCGGTGGCCGTCCTGAACTTCTCCTCGGCACGCAATCCCGGCGGCGGCTATCTGAACGGCGCCCAGGCGCAGGAGGAGGCGCTGTGCCGGGCATCGGCGCTGTACACGTGCGTGCGGTCGGTCAGGGAGTTCTACGACCACCACCGCGCCCACCGCGACCCGTTCTACACGGACCGCGTGATCCACTCCCCGGCCGTGCCGGTCTTCCGCGACGACCGAGGGCGGCTACTGGACGAGGCGTACAGGGTCGGCTTCCTGACCTCGGCGGCGCCGAACGCGGGCGTCGTGCTGCGCCAGTCCCCGGAGCGCGCCGCCGACCTGCCGTCCGCCCTGGCCCGGCGCGCGGAGCGGGTCCTGGAGACCGCCGTGGCCTGCGGCTACCGGCGGCTCGTGCTCGGCGCGTGGGGCTGCGGGGTCTTCCAGAACGATCCCGCCCAGGTGGCGGACGCGTTCCGGGTGCCGCTCGACGAGGGCGGCCGGTTCCACGGGTCCTTCGAGCACATCGTGTTCGGGGTGCTCGACCGTACGCGCGGCGCGGTGACGCGGGCCGCCTTCGAGGAGGCGTTCGGGGCGGGGTTCAAGGGCGCGGCTCGGCCCGCTTAG
- the egtA gene encoding ergothioneine biosynthesis glutamate--cysteine ligase EgtA has protein sequence MPEGDCTTYRARYGTAVSESEAEALVTGICFKTGPPRITGVELEWLIHEPHRLHLPVSPARLEAAYAALRALPLHSLITVEPGGQLELSSLPAASLMECVSAVSADLSLVRDRLATLDLTLTGLGADPWRPPSRILQRPRYDAMERYLDRTGPAGRRMMCSTASVQICLDAGHEEPGPLGYGRRWRLSHLLGPVLVAAFANSPVQDGRSTGWRSTRQAVWASIDPGTSGAPPLDAEPRKAWARHVLDAPVMFIRGAGGDDGGETPWAVPEGLTFRTWARSGGPRPPTRDDLDYHLTTLFPPVRPRGHLELRMVDAQPGRHGWIVPLAVTSALFDDPQAAETAYRTVKPLAERACPPGAPAAPRSPLWLDAARHGLADPELREAATVCFAAAADALPRMGASAEVCDAVAAYAERYVARGRCPADDLLDGHLAGDTYDHEHEKGILR, from the coding sequence ATGCCCGAGGGCGACTGTACGACCTACCGCGCGAGGTACGGCACCGCGGTATCCGAGTCAGAGGCGGAGGCACTGGTCACCGGCATCTGCTTCAAGACCGGACCACCGCGCATCACCGGTGTCGAACTGGAATGGCTGATCCACGAGCCGCACCGGCTCCATCTGCCCGTGTCCCCCGCCCGCCTGGAAGCGGCCTACGCCGCACTGCGGGCCCTGCCCCTGCACTCCCTGATCACCGTCGAACCAGGCGGCCAGCTGGAGCTCAGCTCGCTCCCCGCCGCCTCGCTCATGGAGTGCGTATCCGCCGTATCGGCCGATCTCTCCCTGGTACGCGACCGCCTTGCCACCCTGGATCTGACGCTCACCGGCCTCGGTGCCGATCCCTGGCGCCCGCCGTCCCGCATTCTGCAACGCCCTCGCTATGACGCGATGGAGCGCTATCTCGACCGCACCGGCCCCGCGGGCCGCCGCATGATGTGCTCCACGGCATCCGTGCAGATCTGCCTGGACGCGGGGCACGAGGAGCCCGGTCCGCTCGGCTACGGACGGCGCTGGCGGCTCTCCCATCTGCTGGGCCCCGTACTGGTCGCCGCCTTCGCCAACTCGCCGGTCCAGGACGGGCGTTCCACCGGCTGGCGCTCCACGCGGCAGGCCGTGTGGGCGTCGATCGACCCGGGCACGTCCGGCGCACCGCCGCTGGACGCGGAGCCACGGAAGGCCTGGGCGCGGCACGTGCTGGACGCCCCGGTGATGTTCATCCGGGGCGCCGGCGGGGACGACGGCGGCGAGACGCCCTGGGCCGTCCCGGAGGGGCTGACGTTTCGCACCTGGGCCCGCTCCGGCGGCCCGCGCCCGCCCACACGCGACGACCTCGACTACCACCTGACCACGCTGTTCCCGCCCGTACGCCCGCGCGGCCATCTGGAGCTGCGGATGGTCGACGCCCAGCCGGGCCGGCACGGCTGGATCGTGCCGCTGGCGGTGACGAGCGCCCTGTTCGACGACCCGCAGGCCGCCGAGACCGCCTACCGCACCGTGAAGCCGCTGGCCGAGCGCGCCTGCCCGCCCGGCGCGCCCGCGGCGCCGCGCAGCCCGCTGTGGCTGGACGCGGCCCGGCACGGGCTCGCCGACCCGGAGCTGCGGGAGGCCGCGACCGTGTGTTTCGCGGCCGCCGCCGACGCGCTGCCCCGGATGGGCGCGAGCGCCGAGGTGTGCGACGCGGTCGCCGCGTACGCCGAGCGGTATGTCGCGCGGGGCCGCTGCCCGGCGGACGACCTGCTCGACGGGCACCTCGCGGGCGACACCTACGACCACGAGCACGAGAAGGGCATCCTCCGATGA
- a CDS encoding glycosyl hydrolase family 18 protein — translation MAHRRHLSRARVIAVLALCGTALAPTLPQSADRPVPPPRTVSGWLPYWDQETAYQDALRHAGQLHTVSPFWYEAKSAGSVAGHTGAGSRRVIDGLHRAGIKVVPTVMERMRPGALAAVVTDKARRAEHIDALLRIVRSRSYDGIDLDYESIAPTGDAAYKKVGAGYATMVTDLCARLHALRKQCLITVSPKTRISGRVWDYRRLGAAADRLRIMAYDQHWASGSPGPLSSPAWYEEILRRATAEVPAAKLEMGLPGYGWDWQVGSRDRARHVTWKEAEALRRRVGAPYRIDPESSTPHFTYKEGGKSRTVWYQDARGTAAHLPILRKYGVRHTVLWALGFEDPAVWRTLATG, via the coding sequence ATGGCGCACCGACGACACCTCAGCCGAGCCCGGGTCATCGCCGTCCTCGCCCTCTGTGGCACGGCACTTGCCCCGACACTCCCGCAATCCGCCGACCGACCCGTGCCGCCGCCGCGCACCGTCTCCGGCTGGCTCCCCTACTGGGACCAGGAGACCGCTTACCAGGACGCCCTGCGCCACGCCGGCCAGCTACACACCGTCAGCCCCTTCTGGTACGAGGCGAAATCGGCCGGAAGCGTGGCGGGCCACACCGGGGCGGGCTCGCGTCGCGTCATCGACGGACTCCACAGGGCGGGCATCAAGGTCGTGCCGACCGTCATGGAGCGGATGCGGCCGGGAGCGCTCGCGGCGGTCGTCACGGACAAGGCGCGCCGCGCCGAACACATCGACGCTCTCCTGCGGATCGTGCGCAGCCGTTCGTACGACGGGATCGACCTGGACTACGAGTCCATCGCGCCCACCGGTGACGCCGCCTACAAGAAGGTGGGGGCGGGTTACGCGACGATGGTCACCGACCTGTGCGCGCGGCTGCACGCGCTGCGCAAGCAGTGCCTGATCACGGTGTCGCCGAAGACGCGGATCAGCGGGCGTGTCTGGGACTACCGCCGACTGGGCGCCGCCGCCGACCGGTTGCGCATCATGGCCTACGACCAGCACTGGGCGTCCGGCTCACCCGGCCCGCTCTCGTCGCCCGCCTGGTACGAGGAGATCCTGCGCCGCGCCACCGCCGAAGTCCCGGCCGCCAAACTGGAGATGGGCCTGCCCGGCTACGGCTGGGACTGGCAGGTCGGCAGCCGCGACCGCGCCAGGCACGTCACCTGGAAGGAAGCGGAGGCCCTGCGCCGGCGGGTCGGCGCCCCTTACCGGATCGACCCCGAGTCGAGCACGCCCCACTTCACGTACAAGGAGGGCGGCAAGAGCCGCACGGTCTGGTACCAGGACGCGCGCGGGACGGCCGCGCACCTCCCGATCCTACGGAAGTACGGCGTGCGCCACACCGTCCTGTGGGCCCTCGGCTTCGAGGACCCGGCGGTGTGGCGGACCCTGGCCACCGGTTAG